From one Lolium rigidum isolate FL_2022 chromosome 4, APGP_CSIRO_Lrig_0.1, whole genome shotgun sequence genomic stretch:
- the LOC124646400 gene encoding uncharacterized protein LOC124646400, with product MAARDTVMTSEDDYETQQKKQAAADVLFQYSQFAMVCIGEGVRPSDLRLHLMKEVSGMSTSLKEEPQQAAASPDSSGEPSSSGTMKEDRSEIP from the exons ATGGCTGCACGAGACACCGTTATGACCTCTGAGGATGACTATGAG ACTCAACAGAAGAAGCAAGCAGCTGCAGATGTTCTTTTCCAATACTCACAATTTGCTATGGTGTGCATTGGTGAGGGAGTTCGCCCGTCAGATCTCCGGTTGCATCTTATGAAG GAAGTTTCAGGGATGTCCACCTCTTTGAAGGAAGAGCCACAGCAGGCAGCTGCCTCCCCAGATTCTAGCGGCGAACCATCATCCTCTGGGACAATGAAGGAAGACAGGAGCGAAATCCCCTAA
- the LOC124647810 gene encoding uncharacterized protein LOC124647810 gives MEDSDYFLYYFDWCVAIRKLFDEIMFANMLPGLSPPPSLVPSVSPAATQSSSIGASIAIIAVVIIATTLLTCCIGVLCRSSRHRRTSRSSFSRRSSSSPKASSAAASEMNAEVCVSGLELPVPSAPCLPEVEKLILELLSQPPVLVQPGSRMFCCICGQFFVPGDLIMALPVCSHKFHQSCVISRIRRPAAPSCCPFCDAPITIPCTDKTNLAPAYRSDQYDIEAQIMATPAPPGEEVAEAVGGSRGWLRSSLDRLSGSWRGCSSNHATAVVVPVPLQHTTRSWRLDNMGHLGTDSNGIQMQSGEEVEAVGGSQGWLRSYLATLSNTWSGRSDSPSSTVVLPLSSGRATESLSQVPSGCGGTGSWSRNWDLEAAEQRT, from the exons ATGGAGGATTCAGATTACTTTCTGTATTACTTCGATTGGTGTGTTGCGATAAGAAAGTTATTTGATGAGATCATGTTTGCAA ATATGCTTCCAGGTCTTTCACCGCCTCCGTCTCTGGTGCCGAGCGTGTCACCCGCAGCTACCCAGTCTTCATCCATAGGCGCCAGCATCGCCATCATTGCTGTTGTCATAATTGCCACGACTCTCTTGACCTGTTGCATTGGGGTCCTCTGCCGTAGCTCCCGCCATCGTCGCACGTCCCGCTCTTCATTCTCCCGCCGCAGCAGCAGCTCCCCCAAGGCCTCGTCGGCAGCAGCGTCCGAAATGAATGCAGAAGTGTGTGTGTCTGGGTTGGAGCTCCCTGTGCCCTCTGCGCCCTGTCTACCGGAGGTGGAGAAGCTGATCTTGGAGTTGCTCTCGCAACCCCCAGTGCTGGTGCAGCCTGGGAGCAGAATGTTTTGCTGCATCTGCGGCCAATTTTTTGTGCCTGGTGATTTGATCATGGCCCTTCCGGTGTGCTCACACAAATTCCACCAATCGTGCGTTATCTCACGGATTCGCcgacccgcagcaccttcatgctGTCCCTTCTGCGATGCTCCCATTACCATTCCCTGCACTGACAAGACAAATCTTGCACCAGCTTACCGCTCAGATCAGTATGACATCGAGGCACAGATCATGGCAACGCCAGCTCCGCCTGGAGAGGAGGTGGCAGAGGCTGTTGGGGGCTCTCGTGGGTGGCTTCGATCTTCACTGGACAGACTTTCAGGCAGCTGGAGGGGTTGCTCCAGCAACCATGCCACTGCAGTGGTAGTGCCAGTGCCCTTACAGCATACAACCAGAAGCTGGAGACTAGACAATATGGGCCACCTTGGCACTGATTCAAATGGCATCCAGATGCAGTCTGGCGAGGAGGTAGAGGCTGTTGGGGGCTCTCAGGGATGGCTGCGCTCTTATTTGGCTACACTCTCCAACACCTGGAGTGGACGCTCAGACAGCCCTTCCTCTACTGTGGTTTTACCGTTGTCCTCAGGGCGTGCAACTGAGAGCTTGAGCCAGGTACCAAGTGGCTGTGGCGGTACTGGTTCATGGTCTAGGAACTGGGATCTTGAAGCAGCTGAGCAGAGGACCTAG
- the LOC124646402 gene encoding TATA box-binding protein-associated factor RNA polymerase I subunit B-like: MDNDGGASPVHHGGGGIIRVVCESCGNPDEYSPDDAEDGFFSCRQCSNVHTSTQATAADPDDFQEIVKSSFRITQPAKPRTPYRTPFHAPHAPAAPAFNGFDEPSEPRDFVSGDEEAWRDPEELANRVRWRYVQGLQVILQRQLEVLVERYRVGALVCGVAGTVWVRWVAASKVFDEMWARKVLAEDEAAQRLKCSAPGEVKLELEDEVLLPKDRRRVEFIFLRSLRMMLPVYSTLSVCFLACHIAREAVLPADIYRWALEGKLPYVAAFTEVDKLLGTPIKHCPLNARQLFRPVRVIGIWQLEAAAASIAQRIGLQLPSVNFYAIAQRYLNELSLPIEKILPHACRIYEWAMPAELWLSSNPARAPAQVCVMAILIVSLRLLYNINGQGIWEEICEAGRDAGGSGPDADLPPSMKPNGDTSEEFGTKELLCTLADAYDNIDVAHDYSKDLYSYLKYCKDVVFPGIACSVEEEHLIEIFQDMYKGQTSENPKAHMEEMRTTNGVNKRDRDGTFVGARCFSSAPGIQRIKSEMEDRGFCYIPPRKVLKSDGYLHYRRKTITGSLVCVGHADYYMLIRAFAKLAEVDVRIMHTSVLKLERRLAQIEQRIGKSLDALQNLPS, translated from the exons ATGGATAACGACGGCGGCGCCTCCCCGGTCCACCACGGCGGCGGGGGAATCATTCGCGTGGTCTGCGAGTCTTGCGGCAATCCGGACGAGTACAGCCCGGACGACGCCGAGGACGGCTTTTTCTCCTGCCGCCAGTGCTCCAATGTCCACACCTCCACCCAGGCGACCGCCGCCGACCCCGACGATTTCCAAGAAATCGTCAAGTCCTCCTTCCGAATTACCCAACCCGCCAAACCCCGCACGCCCTACAGAACCCCTTTCCACGCCCCCCACGCCCCGGCCGCTCCCGCCTTCAACGGCTTCGACGAGCCAAGCGAGCCGCGCGACTTCGTGTCTGGCGACGAGGAGGCTTGGCGCGACCCGGAGGAGCTGGCGAACCGGGTCCGTTGGCGCTACGTGCAGGGCCTGCAGGTGATCCTGCAGCGGCAGCTCGAAGTGCTGGTCGAGAGGTACCGCGTCGGCGCGCTCGTCTGCGGCGTGGCTGGAACTGTCTGGGTGCGCTGGGTGGCTGCctccaaggtgtttgatgaaatgtgggCGCGGAAGGTGCTCGCCGAGGACGAGGCTGCTCAGAGACTCAAGTGCTCTGCCCCTGGAG AGGTGAAACTTGAATTGGAGGATGAAGTATTGCTTCCAAAAGATAGGCGAAGGGTTGAGTTCATCTTTCTGCGCTCACTGAGGATGATGCTGCCAGTGTACTCAACATTGTCTGTCTGTTTCCTGGCCTGTCATATTGCCCGGGAAGCCGTCCTGCCGGCTGACATTTATAGGTGGGCACTGGAGGGTAAGCTTCCCTATGTGGCAGCATTTACCGAAGTGGACAAGCTTCTCGGGACCCCTATAAAACACTGCCCTTTGAATGCAAGACAACTATTCAGGCCAGTCCGAGTGATTGGAATATGGCAACTGGAAGCCGCGGCAGCATCCATAGCACAAAGAATTGGCTTGCAGCTTCCTTCTGTTAATTTCTATGCTATTGCTCAACGCTACTTGAATGAGTTGTCTCTGCCAATAGAAAAAATCCTCCCTCATGCTTGCCGCATCTATGAGTGGGCAATGCCTGCAGAACTATGGTTGTCTAGTAATCCAGCTAGGGCCCCTGCACAGGTCTGCGTAATGGCTATACTGATAGTGTCTCTAAGACTTCTGTATAACATCAATGGCCAAGGGATTTGGGAG GAGATTTGTGAGGCGGGAAGGGATGCAGGTGGGTCTGGCCCTGATGCAGATTTACCACCATCTATGAAGCCTAATGGTGACACCAGTGAGGAGTTCGGCACAAAAGAATTGTTGTGCACTCTTGCAGAtgcctatgataatattgatgttgcACATG ACTATTCGAAAGACCTTTATTCGTATCTCAAATACTGCAAGGATGTCGTTTTTCCGGGGATTGCATGCTCAGTCGAAGAGGAGCACTTAATAGAGATCTTTCAAGACATGTACAAAGGACAAACG AGTGAGAATCCAAAAGCGCACATGGAGGAAATGCGAACCACAAATGGAGTGAATAAACGTGACCgggatggaacttttgttggtgcAAGGTGCTTTTCTTCAGCACCAGGAATACAAAGGATTAAGTCAGAGATGGAAGATCGTGGATTTTGTTATATACCACCAAGGAAAGTGCTAAAATCAGATGGTTATCTTCACTATAGAAGGAAGACAATAACTGGTAGTCTTGTTTGTGTTGGACATGCTGATTATTACATGTTGATACGTGCATTTGCAAAGCTTGCAGAAGTTGATGTTAGGATTATGCATACTAGTGTGCTAAAACTTGAGAGGAGACTTGCCCAGATAGAACAACGGATAGGCAAAAGCTTGGATGCCTTACAGAATCTACCGAGCTAA